From a region of the Mercurialis annua linkage group LG1-X, ddMerAnnu1.2, whole genome shotgun sequence genome:
- the LOC126678056 gene encoding actin-depolymerizing factor 1-like has protein sequence MANATSGMAVHDDCKLKFLELKAKRTHRFIVFKIEEKQKQVIVEKVGEPAQSYEDFAASLPADECRYAVYDFDFVTAENCQKSRIFFIAWSPDTSRVRSKMIYASSKDRFKRELDGIQIELQATDPTEMGLDVIRSRAS, from the exons GCTAACGCGACATCTGGAATGGCTGTGCACGATGACTGCAAGCTAAAGTTTTTGGAGTTGAAGGCAAAAAGAACACACCGCTTCATTGTTTTTAAGATTGAGGAGAAGCAAAAACAGGTTATTGTGGAAAAGGTTGGTGAGCCAGCTCAAAGCTACGAAGATTTTGCAGCAAGCCTCCCTGCTGACGAGTGTCGATATGCTGTATATGATTTTGACTTTGTGACTGCTGAGAATTGCCAGAAGAGCAGAATCTTTTTCATCGCCTG GTCTCCAGACACGTCAAGGGTGAGAAGCAAGATGATCTATGCAAGTTCGAAGGACAGATTCAAGAGAGAACTCGACGGAATCCAGATTGAACTGCAGGCTACCGATCCCACCGAAATGGGTCTCGATGTTATTAGGAGCCGTGCCAGCTAA